A section of the Verrucomicrobium sp. GAS474 genome encodes:
- a CDS encoding FkbM family methyltransferase, protein MSHPLPRLSPLAAGFCAATRFWPSERGKSFLLRTLDRLDPPRPEAVEIGLENGLRLEVFWNDVPSRTTALFGENDADLWRFLSFLYDRAARAKAVSPRFVDAGANLGLYSLRLARRGVRCEAFEPQARMVGLLSRNAARNGLAERLTVHPVALGAAEGEVFLEAMEENSCIARVGDGTKGVPVPLRRLDGEISPERWREVVAMKVDVEGFEIDVFRGASALFSLHRPPLVFELNMVECEARNHPPKLFREVLEGFGYRHFYALDRRLYPIGNGVFVVPNIVALAPGDEGLRDAFGFDPAFRPVPRPEWPVYDIEF, encoded by the coding sequence ATGTCCCACCCTCTGCCCCGACTTTCCCCGCTGGCCGCCGGTTTTTGCGCGGCGACCCGGTTCTGGCCCTCCGAACGGGGGAAATCGTTCCTCCTCCGCACGCTCGACCGCCTCGACCCGCCCCGGCCCGAGGCGGTCGAGATCGGCTTGGAGAACGGACTCCGCCTCGAGGTGTTCTGGAACGACGTGCCGAGCCGGACGACGGCGCTCTTCGGCGAGAACGACGCCGATCTCTGGCGGTTCCTTTCCTTCCTCTATGACCGCGCCGCGCGGGCGAAGGCGGTGTCGCCCCGCTTCGTCGACGCGGGGGCCAACCTCGGCCTCTATTCGCTCCGGCTCGCTCGGCGCGGCGTCCGGTGCGAGGCGTTCGAGCCCCAGGCCCGGATGGTCGGGCTGCTCTCGCGGAACGCGGCCCGGAACGGCCTGGCCGAGCGGCTCACCGTCCATCCCGTCGCCCTCGGCGCGGCGGAGGGCGAGGTCTTCCTCGAGGCGATGGAGGAGAACTCGTGCATCGCCCGCGTCGGCGACGGGACGAAGGGCGTCCCGGTCCCGCTCCGCCGCCTCGACGGGGAGATCTCCCCCGAGCGGTGGCGCGAGGTCGTTGCGATGAAGGTCGACGTCGAGGGCTTCGAGATCGATGTCTTCCGGGGGGCGAGCGCCCTCTTCTCCCTCCACCGCCCGCCCCTCGTCTTCGAGCTCAACATGGTCGAATGCGAGGCGCGGAACCATCCGCCGAAGCTCTTCCGCGAGGTGCTGGAAGGATTCGGCTACCGCCATTTCTACGCCCTCGACCGGCGCCTCTATCCGATCGGCAACGGGGTCTTCGTCGTCCCGAACATCGTCGCCCTGGCTCCCGGGGACGAGGGGTTGCGGGACGCCTTCGGCTTCGATCCGGCGTTCCGTCCGGTTCCCCGTCCCGAATGGCCGGTGTACGACATCGAGTTTTAG
- a CDS encoding glycosyltransferase family 4 protein, which produces MIVMGHPTGNANSRHAARALCEAGLLSEFHTAIAWRGDRFPAPLVPAPLRRELERRAWPELPPALVRTSPWREMARLLHGRMGRRAPAWCDVDAVYGALDRKMAAALARPGIRAVYAYEDGALASFRVARRRGLRTLYDLPIAYWKPLHHLSAEEREREPAWAATLTALGDGPEKLARKAEELSLADRVFVASSYTAETLRGEIAPEKVSVIPYGSGSDDAPVPRRTAWSAAPEPLRVLYVGSLSQRKGLSYLFSALEQAGAGCALTVIGRKVTDRPCPALDAALSRPGCRWIPSLPHAGVLAEMERHDVLVFPSLFEGFGLVIPEAMSRGMAVIATPHTAAPDLIEDGRDGFLVPIRSAEAIAARLDLLRSDRDRLRAVGAAAQARAAALRWEAYCSRLVAGVREML; this is translated from the coding sequence ATGATCGTCATGGGCCATCCGACGGGGAACGCGAACAGCCGCCACGCCGCCCGGGCGCTCTGCGAGGCCGGGCTCCTTTCCGAGTTCCATACCGCGATCGCGTGGCGCGGGGACCGGTTCCCCGCCCCCCTCGTCCCCGCCCCGCTGCGGCGGGAGCTGGAGCGGCGGGCGTGGCCGGAACTCCCCCCCGCGCTGGTGCGGACCTCGCCCTGGCGGGAAATGGCGCGGCTCCTCCACGGCAGGATGGGGCGGCGCGCGCCCGCCTGGTGCGATGTCGACGCCGTCTACGGCGCGCTCGATCGAAAGATGGCGGCGGCTCTCGCCCGGCCCGGCATCCGCGCGGTCTACGCCTACGAGGACGGGGCGCTCGCCTCGTTCCGTGTCGCCCGCCGCCGGGGCCTGCGGACTCTCTACGACCTCCCCATCGCCTACTGGAAGCCGCTCCACCACCTCTCCGCCGAGGAGCGGGAGCGGGAGCCCGCCTGGGCCGCGACGTTGACGGCCCTCGGCGACGGGCCGGAGAAGCTCGCGCGGAAGGCGGAGGAACTGAGCCTCGCCGACCGGGTCTTCGTCGCCAGTTCCTACACGGCGGAGACCTTGCGGGGAGAAATCGCGCCGGAGAAGGTCTCGGTGATCCCCTACGGGAGCGGGAGCGACGATGCCCCGGTGCCGCGCCGCACGGCGTGGAGCGCCGCTCCGGAACCGCTCCGGGTCCTCTACGTCGGCTCCCTCAGCCAGCGGAAGGGCCTTTCCTATCTTTTCTCCGCGCTGGAGCAGGCGGGGGCCGGATGCGCCCTGACGGTCATCGGGAGGAAGGTGACGGACCGGCCCTGTCCCGCCCTCGACGCCGCCCTGTCCCGCCCCGGCTGCCGCTGGATCCCGAGCCTTCCCCATGCGGGGGTGCTGGCCGAGATGGAGCGGCACGACGTCCTGGTCTTCCCCTCGCTCTTCGAGGGCTTCGGCCTCGTCATTCCCGAGGCGATGAGCCGGGGCATGGCGGTGATCGCGACGCCCCACACGGCGGCCCCCGACCTGATCGAGGACGGACGCGACGGGTTCCTCGTCCCGATCCGCTCGGCGGAGGCGATCGCGGCGCGCCTCGACCTCCTCCGTTCCGACCGGGACCGCCTGCGGGCCGTCGGCGCGGCGGCCCAGGCGCGGGCGGCGGCGCTCCGGTGGGAAGCCTATTGCTCCCGCCTCGTCGCCGGAGTAAGGGAGATGCTATGA
- a CDS encoding glycosyltransferase family 4 protein: MTETATMRLLVSSHAFAPSRGGLETATRLLAEEFTRRGHAVTVLTQTGAEAGGEAFPYEVIRRPSASTLFREIGRADLVWHNHLSLRTGWPQLLPFASPKPWVITHQTWLSQGGLSLSSRLKRIALGKAFSIAISEPIAAALPVPSERIPNPYDDRIFHSVPGTTRDGEVIAVGRLVSDKGFDLLFRALGKLRREGRAIGLTVVGSGPEEGALRDLAAAEGIAGQVAFAGSQPPEAVAALLRRHRVLAVPSRWAEPFGIVALEGIACGCVAVASRGGGLPEAVGPCGFLFENGDVDGLAAALVRGLDAATAPDPQRWRDHAARFTRERIGDAYLACFRQRLEERR; encoded by the coding sequence ATGACCGAGACGGCCACGATGAGGTTGCTGGTCTCCTCGCACGCCTTCGCTCCGTCCCGGGGCGGCCTCGAAACGGCGACGCGGCTGCTGGCGGAGGAGTTCACCCGGCGCGGCCACGCGGTGACCGTCCTCACGCAGACCGGGGCGGAAGCGGGCGGCGAAGCGTTCCCCTACGAGGTGATCCGCCGTCCCTCGGCCTCGACCTTGTTCCGGGAGATCGGCCGGGCCGACCTCGTCTGGCACAATCATCTCAGCCTGCGGACGGGCTGGCCGCAGCTCCTTCCGTTCGCCTCCCCCAAACCGTGGGTGATCACCCATCAGACGTGGCTGTCCCAAGGAGGGCTCTCCCTCTCGTCGAGGCTGAAGCGGATCGCCCTCGGGAAGGCCTTCTCCATCGCGATCAGCGAGCCGATCGCCGCCGCCCTCCCCGTCCCTTCGGAGCGGATCCCGAATCCCTATGACGATCGGATCTTCCATTCCGTTCCGGGAACGACCCGGGACGGCGAGGTGATCGCGGTGGGGCGGCTGGTTTCGGACAAGGGGTTCGACCTCCTGTTCCGCGCCTTGGGCAAGCTGCGGCGGGAGGGGCGCGCGATCGGTTTGACGGTCGTCGGATCGGGGCCGGAGGAGGGGGCGTTGAGGGACCTCGCCGCGGCGGAAGGGATCGCCGGGCAGGTCGCGTTCGCCGGGTCCCAGCCGCCCGAGGCGGTGGCGGCGCTCCTCCGTCGCCACCGGGTGCTGGCCGTCCCCTCGCGCTGGGCGGAGCCGTTCGGGATCGTCGCGCTCGAGGGGATCGCCTGCGGGTGCGTCGCCGTCGCCTCGCGGGGCGGCGGATTGCCCGAGGCGGTGGGGCCGTGCGGATTCCTTTTCGAGAACGGCGATGTCGACGGCTTGGCCGCGGCCTTGGTTCGCGGCCTCGACGCGGCGACGGCCCCCGATCCGCAGCGGTGGCGGGATCATGCCGCCCGCTTCACGCGGGAGCGGATCGGCGACGCCTACCTGGCCTGCTTCCGCCAACGGCTGGAGGAACGGCGATGA
- a CDS encoding glycosyltransferase family 9 protein, translated as MIGSAAAKRAILAVAAGRKGDRSPADATGPRRVFVHRCNDLGDLLVVTPLFEALRRLWPHAEIVAGVGAWAVPLLEGNPHLSRVETMRTPWHNKVEPDPGVAGKLRYLWDSPDLRRVRAERYDVGIDVTGTFYGALFLSRAAIPRRVGVEGYAGGDGGYGPGLALRYDGAKHVGAAALELAGLLGLPRADFPENRPQLFLTREECAAAEARWQFLALAEVPRRGLRLVVAPGAGFPAKAWPAAHYRDLARRLVADGATLAVIGGKGDEAAGEEIAAAAGAQGSRSNLAGKLSLRETLALIAGSDFVFCNSSMAMHAAAAFRRPALVLLGETYPSARDHLRQWGYPGWSHVMGREEGEGKPLPGPEAVYARYRELFPAGEEAQ; from the coding sequence ATGATCGGCTCCGCCGCGGCGAAGCGGGCGATCCTGGCGGTCGCGGCAGGCCGGAAGGGAGACCGTTCCCCGGCCGACGCGACCGGCCCGCGCCGGGTCTTCGTCCACCGGTGCAACGACCTCGGCGACCTCCTCGTCGTGACGCCGCTCTTCGAGGCCCTGCGCCGCCTGTGGCCGCACGCCGAGATCGTCGCCGGGGTCGGCGCGTGGGCCGTCCCGCTCCTCGAGGGGAACCCCCATCTCAGCCGCGTCGAGACGATGCGGACCCCCTGGCACAACAAGGTCGAGCCCGATCCGGGCGTCGCCGGGAAACTCCGCTATCTGTGGGATTCGCCCGACCTGCGCCGGGTCCGGGCGGAGCGGTACGACGTCGGGATCGACGTGACGGGGACGTTCTACGGCGCGCTCTTCCTCAGCCGGGCGGCGATCCCCCGGCGCGTCGGCGTCGAGGGCTACGCGGGCGGCGACGGCGGCTACGGCCCGGGCCTCGCCCTCCGGTACGACGGGGCGAAGCATGTCGGCGCGGCGGCGCTCGAACTGGCGGGACTCCTCGGCCTCCCCCGGGCCGATTTCCCCGAGAACCGGCCCCAGCTTTTCCTGACGCGGGAGGAGTGTGCGGCGGCGGAGGCGCGGTGGCAGTTTCTCGCCCTCGCGGAGGTCCCAAGGCGCGGCCTCCGCCTCGTCGTCGCCCCCGGCGCGGGCTTCCCGGCGAAGGCGTGGCCCGCCGCCCATTACCGGGATTTGGCCCGCCGCCTCGTCGCCGACGGGGCGACCCTCGCCGTGATCGGCGGGAAGGGGGACGAGGCGGCGGGGGAGGAGATCGCCGCCGCGGCCGGGGCCCAGGGATCCCGATCCAACCTCGCGGGAAAACTCTCCCTCCGGGAAACCCTCGCGCTGATCGCGGGGAGCGATTTTGTCTTCTGCAATTCGAGCATGGCGATGCACGCCGCCGCCGCCTTCCGCCGTCCGGCCCTCGTCCTCCTCGGGGAGACCTACCCCTCGGCGCGGGACCACCTGCGGCAATGGGGCTATCCGGGCTGGAGCCACGTGATGGGCCGCGAGGAAGGGGAGGGGAAGCCGCTCCCGGGGCCGGAAGCCGTCTACGCCCGCTACCGGGAATTGTTCCCCGCCGGGGAGGAGGCGCAATAG
- a CDS encoding glycosyltransferase family A protein: protein MNPTVPTASAPLLTRIVTVYRQWDCIARWIDDPALADPRVEWIFVNDAEGDPAPAALRQTAVGRQARFVEEGINRGRSGARNHGAALASAPFLAHVDGDDLPLPLPPTFAPPEADLLFLPFACEGKGDGESWSENRIDTAVFGELFRALGVAGDVDWRPAALVWRREAFGRIGGYDGRFEGAEDAHVVWKALRPGLGFRTARGERALVAVASGGARSGLVYLTSGRLRFWEEVERTGGTLGAIGHRARSVQLRVVFWTIRNALIADGGPFAGVGEGLKMGWNTIRHKMISRKA, encoded by the coding sequence ATGAACCCGACCGTTCCGACCGCTTCCGCGCCCCTGCTGACCCGGATCGTGACGGTCTATCGGCAATGGGATTGCATCGCCCGCTGGATCGACGATCCGGCGCTCGCCGATCCCCGCGTGGAGTGGATCTTCGTCAACGACGCGGAGGGCGATCCGGCACCCGCCGCGCTGCGCCAAACGGCGGTGGGGCGGCAGGCCCGCTTCGTCGAGGAGGGGATCAACCGGGGCCGCTCCGGCGCCCGGAACCACGGGGCGGCCCTCGCCTCGGCCCCCTTCCTGGCCCACGTCGACGGGGACGATCTCCCGCTTCCCCTTCCGCCGACGTTCGCGCCGCCCGAGGCCGACCTCCTTTTCCTTCCCTTCGCCTGCGAGGGCAAGGGAGACGGGGAGTCGTGGAGCGAGAACCGGATCGACACGGCGGTCTTCGGGGAACTCTTCCGCGCCCTCGGCGTCGCCGGGGACGTCGATTGGCGTCCGGCGGCGCTGGTGTGGCGGCGGGAGGCCTTCGGGCGGATCGGCGGCTACGACGGCCGCTTCGAGGGGGCCGAGGACGCCCACGTCGTCTGGAAGGCGCTCCGTCCGGGGCTCGGCTTCCGGACGGCCCGGGGGGAGCGGGCCCTCGTCGCGGTCGCCTCGGGCGGGGCGCGATCCGGGTTGGTCTACCTGACCTCGGGACGGCTCCGGTTCTGGGAGGAAGTCGAGCGCACGGGCGGGACCCTCGGGGCGATCGGGCACCGGGCGCGGTCGGTCCAGCTGCGCGTCGTCTTCTGGACGATCCGCAACGCGCTGATCGCCGACGGCGGCCCCTTCGCGGGCGTGGGCGAGGGATTGAAGATGGGCTGGAACACGATCCGGCATAAGATGATTTCCAGGAAAGCGTGA
- a CDS encoding glycosyltransferase, producing the protein MPRTRLNIAFVNTCYRLGGAETVTAQLRRGMEERGHRTRLFVGLQKTYPLGDGVRPLYPRALSYLRNSRLGARVEALAPVLPWSDRAFRRLASSDFDVVHLHSFHGEYATLESLAWLARRKPVCWTIHSHWPVTGGCAHPLGCERYQDACGECPHLDQWPMNGVDITAEQLAAKRRWLSDAPIHAVAVSDHSLKLIGRSPVSARWAVTRIHNGIGMDWAQGGDRRRDAAFRASLGLSVDPAVRTILMVNRDYRNRDKGFPEMAEALRSIDPRGIQVVLVGGAAAWARGELPPGLDCVEVGYAVGERLQDFYRAADYFLFASAGENFPCVILEAMAAGCAIVATPTQGVTEQIVPGVNGWLAGEITGKALGLALQKALDGGDDLRESISRAGREWAVTHFSEETMVDRYESLYGALAGGGVGTAGVVGT; encoded by the coding sequence ATGCCCCGCACCCGCCTGAACATCGCCTTCGTCAACACCTGCTACCGCCTCGGCGGGGCCGAGACGGTGACGGCCCAGCTGCGGCGCGGCATGGAGGAGCGGGGCCACCGGACCCGCCTCTTCGTCGGCCTGCAGAAGACTTATCCCCTCGGTGACGGCGTCCGCCCGCTCTATCCGCGCGCGCTCAGCTACCTGCGGAACAGCCGCCTCGGCGCCCGGGTCGAGGCCCTCGCCCCCGTCCTCCCGTGGAGCGACCGGGCCTTCCGCCGCCTCGCCTCGTCCGATTTCGACGTCGTCCACCTCCACAGCTTCCACGGCGAGTATGCGACGCTGGAGAGCCTCGCCTGGCTCGCCCGCCGGAAGCCGGTCTGCTGGACGATCCACAGCCACTGGCCGGTGACGGGCGGCTGCGCCCACCCCCTCGGCTGCGAACGCTACCAGGACGCCTGCGGGGAGTGCCCCCACCTCGACCAATGGCCGATGAACGGCGTCGACATCACGGCGGAGCAGCTCGCGGCGAAGCGGCGCTGGCTCTCCGACGCCCCGATCCACGCCGTCGCCGTCTCGGACCATTCGCTGAAGCTCATCGGGCGGAGCCCCGTCTCGGCGCGGTGGGCGGTGACCCGCATCCACAACGGCATCGGGATGGACTGGGCGCAGGGGGGCGATCGACGCCGCGATGCCGCGTTCCGCGCTTCCCTGGGTCTGAGCGTCGATCCCGCCGTACGGACGATCCTCATGGTGAATCGCGACTACCGGAACCGCGACAAGGGCTTCCCCGAGATGGCCGAGGCCCTCCGCTCCATCGACCCGCGCGGGATCCAGGTCGTCCTCGTCGGCGGCGCGGCGGCGTGGGCGCGGGGGGAGCTTCCTCCCGGTCTCGATTGCGTCGAGGTCGGTTACGCCGTCGGAGAGCGGCTCCAGGATTTCTACCGGGCCGCCGATTATTTCCTCTTCGCCTCGGCGGGGGAGAACTTCCCCTGCGTGATCCTCGAGGCGATGGCGGCGGGCTGCGCCATCGTCGCCACGCCGACGCAGGGGGTGACGGAGCAGATCGTCCCCGGCGTCAACGGCTGGCTGGCCGGGGAAATCACGGGGAAGGCCCTCGGTCTCGCGTTGCAGAAGGCTCTCGATGGCGGGGACGATCTGCGGGAGTCGATCTCCCGGGCGGGGCGGGAGTGGGCCGTCACCCATTTCTCCGAGGAGACGATGGTCGACCGCTATGAGTCTCTTTACGGCGCGCTGGCCGGGGGCGGAGTCGGGACTGCCGGAGTCGTCGGCACCTGA
- a CDS encoding methyltransferase domain-containing protein, giving the protein MRITEDEGRPAVDSPGIRLRNRLARFRFRPWVRLLFGFGTRPLDGFWGWGRGTPIHRWYLDRFIEEHAADIGGHVLEFSEDRYATRHGGARVTKLDIVDLEATNRAATIVADLTKPNAVPSAAFDCILCTHVLHLVGDYPAMLAEFHRMLKPGGVLLVAVPQMSMAAAKDMPWIEFWRFTPVGLGLALEKDFGPGAAAIRGYGNSLTSAAEIRGLAAEDMTERELLVDDNRFAVEVCGRVVRRA; this is encoded by the coding sequence ATGCGCATCACCGAGGATGAGGGCCGTCCCGCCGTCGACAGTCCCGGCATCCGGCTCCGGAACCGGCTGGCGCGCTTCCGCTTCCGGCCCTGGGTGAGGCTCCTCTTCGGCTTCGGCACCCGCCCGCTCGATGGCTTCTGGGGCTGGGGCCGGGGGACGCCGATCCACCGCTGGTACCTCGACCGCTTCATCGAGGAGCATGCCGCCGACATCGGCGGCCACGTGCTCGAGTTCTCCGAGGACCGCTATGCCACCCGCCACGGCGGGGCGCGGGTGACGAAGCTCGACATCGTCGACCTCGAGGCGACGAACCGGGCCGCGACGATCGTCGCCGACCTCACGAAGCCGAACGCCGTCCCCTCGGCCGCGTTCGACTGCATCCTCTGCACCCATGTCCTCCACCTCGTCGGCGATTATCCGGCGATGCTCGCCGAGTTCCACCGGATGCTGAAGCCGGGCGGCGTCCTCCTCGTCGCCGTCCCGCAGATGTCGATGGCGGCGGCGAAGGACATGCCGTGGATCGAGTTCTGGCGCTTCACGCCGGTCGGCCTCGGCCTGGCGCTGGAGAAGGACTTCGGCCCCGGCGCGGCGGCGATCCGGGGATACGGCAATTCCCTCACCTCGGCGGCCGAGATCCGGGGCCTCGCCGCGGAAGACATGACGGAACGGGAACTCCTCGTCGACGACAATCGCTTCGCCGTCGAGGTCTGCGGCCGCGTCGTGCGGCGGGCGTGA